Sequence from the Lysobacter solisilvae genome:
GCGCCCATGCGGGCGAGCCCCTGTCAGGTGGTCCGTTCCGTGGCTTCCTGGACGCACTCCATCGCCTGCAGGCGGCGTTTCCGACCGGCGAAAACGCCCCCATCCGCACGGCGCTGGTCACCGCGCGTTCGGTGCCCGCGCACGAGCGAGTGATCCGGACCCTGCGCGACTGGGGCGTGCGCCTGGACGAGGCGCTGTTCCTGGGCGGACGGGCGAAGGGACCTTTCCTCGAGGCCTTCGGCGCCGACATCTTCTTCGACGATTCCGAGCACAACATCGTGTCCGCGCGCGACCATGTCGCTGCCGGCCACGTGCCGCATGGCGTGGCGAACGAGCGTTAGGGAGAGGGCCGTCGGAGAAGCCGCGCCCGGCCTGACCGTTCGCCGCCGGGCTCAGCCGATGAAGCGAAGCGGGACGGTGTTCGCGTCGCGGCCTTCCAAGTGTACGTTCACCCGTTCGCCGTGCTGCTGGAAGACCACGTCGACGCGCGCTGGTCCCACCGCGATCCGGCGGACCGCGATCCGGTCGATGCCCGGCGGCAACTGCGGACTCTCCACGCGTACCTCGCCGCGCCAGCCATCCACTTCCAGGCCCAGGCAGGCCTGCAGCAGCATGAACGCGCATCCGGCGGCCCACGCCTGCGGCTGGCAGGCGACCGGGTAGGCCACGGGTGTGGTTCCCTGCACACGGGGGAAGCCGCAGAACAGTTCCGGCAGGCGGAGGTCGAAGTGCATCGCCGCTTCGAACAGGTCCCGCAGCAGTCGCACGGCGCCGGCGCGCTCGCCGTAGCGCGCCATCCCCATGGCGCAGAGTGCGGTGTCGTGCGGCCACACGGAACCGTTGTGGTAGGACATGGGATTGAAGCGCGCCTGGCCGGCCGCCAGCGTGCGCAGGCCCCAACCATTGCGGAATGCCGGCGTGAGCAGCTGCGCGCAGACCTGCTGTGCCCGCGATGCTCGGGGGAGGCCGACGTACAACAGGTGGCCGGCGTTGCTTGCACGGACCCGGCAAAGATCGCCCAGGCCATCGACTGCGATGCCGTAGAAGCCGGATTCTGCCATCCAGAAGCGTTCCTCCACCGCCTCCCGAAGCCTTTCGGCACGCGTATGCCAATGCAGGGCGTCGTCCACTTCGTTGCGCCGACGCGCCAGGCGCGCCATCGCGTGGAAGGCGGCAAAGGCATAGCCCTGCACCTCCACCAGTGAGATGGGCCCTTGCGGGAAGCGTCCGTCGGCATGGAAGACCGAATCGGAGCTGTCCTTCCAGCCCTGGTTGGACAAGCCCGTCGGCGAGGCGCGCGAGTAATCCAGGAAGCCATCCCTGTTGGCGTCGCACACACGCTCGATCCAGCCGGTGGCCGCGCGCAGGGCCGGCCACAGGCGGTCGAGGAAGGCGAGATCCCCCGTGCGGTCCGCGTAGGCACCGGCGAGCGCGACGAACAGCGGCGTGGTGTCCACGCCCCCGTAATAGCGCCCGAACGGGAGCTCGCGCATCGTGGCCATCTCACCCTTGCGCGTCTCATGCATGATCTTGCCAGGCGCCGAATCCAGGAATGCGGACTCTTCCTGGGCCTGATGGTGGGCGAGGAAGGCGAGCACACCGCGGGCAATGTCCGCATCCAGCCACAAGGTCTGCAGTGCGGTGATCACGGCATCGCGGCCGAACGGGGTGGAGAACCACGGGATGCCGGCGTAGGGATAAGGACCGGTTTCCAGTTCGCTCGTGAGCAGCGCCAGGTCGGCGCGCGACTTGGCCATCCATGCATCGAAAAGCGGTCCGCCACTGTGGATCAGGCCGCTGCGGCGTTGACGTACGCGCATCGCGGCCCGGGCACGTACGGCAGCGTCGCGGAAGCGCTGCGACGACGGCACGTCGGCGCCATCGACGCCGCACTCCAGATACAGCTCCTCGCGGACGCCGGGCGCCAGGGCGAAGTCGAACGTCGCCGACAGGCCATCGACGGCATCGGGTGTCCGCGAGAACGCCAGGTGCGACGTGCGCAGGGCGTCATCCAGTCCGCGGTATCCGAACTGCACGCCCTCCTGCGCCACCCGCGCGACCAGCTGTTCGCCGCGCCGGGGCCTGACGCTGCCGCGCACCTCGAACATGTCGCGGAAATCAGCGTCGAACTGGAGCGTCAGTGGCAGGCGGACCGGCGCCTGCCCGTAGTTCACCAGGCTGAGCCGCTCGAACATTCTTTCGCCACGCAGGAAGCGCTCGCGCTGCAGGTGTATCACCCCTTGGCCGGGCGCGTTGTCTCCGAGCACGGGCAGCGGCCGGTTGGTCAGGTGCGCGACGAACAGGACGTTGTCCCGACTCACGCTCGAACTGAGCAGCGTGGGCTGCGAATCGCCCAGCCTTAGCCTGAAGCGGGAGAGCAGCCGGGTGTCGTTGTGGAAATAGCCGTCGCTGCCGCCTTCGATGTCGCCGGCGGCGTCGGCCACGAGGAAACTGTCGCCGTCCTTGAGGACGTACGTGGTGAACGTGGCGCTGGCGGTGGCCGAGGAGTCCATGGCCTCAGGCGGTGCGACGCAGCGCCTCTCCGTCGCCGCGCAGGAGTCCTTCGTAGAGTTCGACGTAGTGCCGCGCCATCACTTCCGCAGTGAACCGGCGCTCGAAGGTCTGGCGGATGCGCGCGCGGGAGAGCTCCGGAAGCCTGGCGATGGCGGCCACGGCCCCGTCCTCGTCGTCCACGACAAATCCGGTCACGCCCTGGTCGATGACTTCAGGCACCGAGCCGCAGCGCCAGGCGACTACCGGAGTGCCGCAGGACATCGCCTCGATCATGACCAGCCCGAACGGTTCGGGCCAGTCGATGGGAAACACCAGAGCCGCCGCATTGCCGAGGAATTCGGCCTTGCCGGCGTCGTCGATCTCGCCGATGTACTCGATGAGCGGGTCATCGAGCAGTGGTTCGATCTCGTCGCGGAAATAGTGCCGGTCCGCGTGGTCCACCTTGGCGGCGATTCTCAGCGGCAAGCCGGTACGGTGCGCGAGCGCGATGGCGCGATCAGGCCGCTTCTCGGGTGAAATGCGTCCGAGAAAGGCAAGATAGCCGCCGCTCGGGACCGCCTTGAAGGGCAGCAGGTGCTGTGGCAGCCCATGCTGCACCGTTCCCAGCCACGTCGCGAAGCGCAGCGGCCTGCGCTGGTGGTTGGAGATCGACACCAGCGGGAATTGGGGCCACCGCCAGTACGCGTCGGCCAGGTCCTTGAGGTCCAGGCGCCCATGCAGGGTCGTGAGCGTGCGTGATGCGGCTTCTTCGAAGAACGGAAAATGCAGAAGGTCGACATGGAAATGCAGGACGTCGAACTCCCCGGCGCGGCGTCGCACCTCGTGCAGCATCGAAAGGTGCGCGGCCAGGTCGGACTTGAGCGGCGCGGGATCGAGCCGGATGGCCTGGTCGCGGGCCGGAACGAGGGTGGCATGCGTGCGCGCGTCGGCCGCGGCGAACAGGGTGACATCGTGACCGAGGTCGACCAGCGCATCGGCCAGGTACGCGACGATGCGCTCGGTCCCCCCGTAGAGCTTGGGCGGAACCGCTTCGTAGAGCGGCGCGATCTGTGCGATCTTCATGAATCGGGAGCCCTCTCGATCTCCACTTTGCTATGAGCTGTGGACGGTGCAGTGCTTCCACCGGCATGCCAACCACCGGGCGCATCCACCGGCGCGGGAGGGCAGGGTGACCTGTCAGGCGTGCACGTGACGTCGTCGGCGCGTGTGGATTGCGTCGCGCAGGTTCACATGGGCAGGCGTACGTCGGTGACCTTCCAGGTGAATCCCTGCCGCGTCAGCACGAATATGACGGGGTCGCCGTCGGCATTCATCACCGTGGCCGTGAATCGGGAGGGTGATTCAAACCGGTAATGCGCGCCGGCGAGCGGATCGTGCGGAGGTTCGGGTGTGATGGCGTCTTGGCCGCTGCGCGAGCCGTCCAGGCGATGCCAGAAATTGCGGCCTTCCAGCAGTGCAGCCAGGCCCGCGGGCGTGGCTGCGGCATCGACGAGACCGCCGGTGGCGCCACTGGCCATTCGCAGCGCGATGGATCCCAGCAGGCTCGACTGTGCCTCGGGGCCCGCACGGCGGACGACGTAATCCTCCACCTGCGCCTTCAGGCTCTGCCGGATGGCGGGAAAATCCACGTGCCGGGAGATGGCGGCTGCGTCTTGCGCCTGAATGGCCTGGCGGATGTCGTTGATGGTCATGAAGGGCCCTGCGCCCACCCAGGCAAGGAGGGCCAGCAGGACGAGCCCTACGATCGCGATCCACTTATTCATGACGGCCTCCGTGTGGAAGCCGCAGCTTAACGCGTGCCGCGTGGGGTGGTCGGCGAACAGGCTTGAACGCGTCCGGCCAGCGTGGCGCGCGCACCGGGTGCCCGGTGCGCGCGCCAATCAACGCCAGGTCAGAAGCGCACCGCCCGCGCACGCAGTTCCAACGGGGCCATGCGGGTCTGGTCCAGCAGTTCGAGCTGGCGGACCTCGAATGGCGCGCCGTAACCGGCCGGCAGGTGGGCCCGCTCGAAATCGAGCACGAGCACGCCCCGCGCCTTCTCGAGCCAGGCCGCGGAATGGGCCTGCGCGACCGGGCGCAGCGTGCGGTCCGGGGCGGTGGCGTAGAGCGTGCCGCGGACCTCGTAGCGACCCGGCGAGGCGGCCTGGATCGGCAAGCTCATCCGCAACGCACCGGCGTCGACTGCGTATCCGCCGTCGAAGCGTGCCGTCGGCTGGATTACGGCGAACGCGGTGCGGCTGTCGCGCTGGATCCCCTGTGCCGAGGCGAACACCTGGAGTTCCCACAAGCCCTGGCCGGCCTGGGCTGAAGCCGGGACCGCCGCGATGGCGGTCATGCGGCCCGCCGTGCCGGCGCGCACCTGCGCCGGATAGCTGCGGCCACCAGGCGCCACGAGCAGCGCCTGCGCCTGAACGCCGGGGCTGATGGCCGCGCCGCGGGTGAGGGTCAGGTCGACTGCCACCTGGCTGCCCGCCAGCGCACGATCCGCACGCGCCTGCGCCGACAACACGACATTGCTGTCCGGCTCGAACACATGCAGCAGATAGCGACCATGCGCCGCGATCGGTGCCGTGAGCCGATAGCGGCCCGCGCCATGGTCTGCCGCCAGCTTGACCACCACCGTTCCCCGATCCACGTCCATCCCCGCCGCCTTCAGTTGCGCATCGCTGGCGATGCTCTGGAGCCGGACCGGGCGGTCCCCGGCGTCGCGCAGAGCGACCTGCGCTGGCGCGAGAGGGGTAGCCCCACGCGCCGGACTAACCCGGATCAGCGCTCCGGCCGAGGACAAGGTGAGGTCCACGCCCTTTGCCAGATCGGGCGCCTCCACGGTCTGCCAGTACTCGCGGCTTTGCGAACGATGGGGGGCAGGTCTTGCGAGCGCGTCCTGCGGATCCAGTGGCCAGCTGAAATTCACCGGGGCGCGCTCGAACTGCCCCGCAGGCAGGGGCAGGGCTACCAGGCGGACAGGCACCTGATCGCCCTGGCCAGTGGGCAGGAGCGGGCGCGCGGCCAGGCAGTCGAAACAGGCCGCGGCCAGCGCGGCAAACACAAGGGTCATGCGCATGGGCGGCCTCCTCACAGTTTCACATCGTTGCGGAGAATCAAGTCCAGGCCAAAACAGGCCCGGCGACTCTGGTTGTGGCTCAGCGGTTCGGCGCCGGCCATGCGGGATTTGTCGGTGAACCACACCGCTCCCGCGGCGGACTGGCTCGAACAATTGAGGAATCCGTCGGAACAGCTGTCCAGCCAGTTCTGGGTGGTCTCCAGGCCGACGTTCTCGGCGTAGCCCGCGCAGTAGCTGTCGGGGTCCCAGATTGCCGAGTCAACGTCGGTGCCAACCACGCTGCGGAACTGGCGCGGCAGGGCCGGTCGACCCCCGGTCCCGTAGAGGTAGTTGGTGTTGTAGTAGCTCATCCACCCGACCTGCTGCTGGCGCACGGCATCGGACTTGAAGCCCAGCAGCCAGCCCAGCGAGGTCTCGAAGACATTGCCGTTGATGACCGCGTCGGCCAGCGGCGTGCCGGCAGAGGAAGGCGCGAGTGCGTTGACCCGCACGACGCGTTCGATGATCGCGGGGTAGCGGCTGTCCCAGGTGGGGTTGGAGAGGATCCAGCGCATGACGTTGCCGCCGTTGGAGTGCGTGAGCACGACCAGGCGCGTGACGCCGCGGGTATTGATGAAGTCGGTCAGCTGTCCGGCGAGGCAGCCAGCGGCGCGGCTGTCCCACATGTACTGCGTGAAGTCGCAGTTGATGACCACGTAGTTCGATGCATTCGGCAGACCCTGGCGGACGGAGTCCACGAATTTCGGCTGCCAGTAGTCCTGGTAGGCGTTCGACTGCGATCCGGTGCCATGAACGAAGGCGACGCCGGTGATATCGGCCGCGATCGCGCAGGGCGATCCGACGGCCAGCAACAAGCCGCAAACAAGTGTGCGCATGTGTTTCCCCGATTGCAGCGGCGTCGGCCACGGTGGCCCGACCGGGGCGGATGACGCCGCGGTTCCATTGCCATGTGTCGCGCGCGAGGGGGTCGGGCGATTCCTGCCCGGAACGAGCGGCACGTCCTGTGCCGAAGGCCCGTCCTGAGTGCGGGCGGTCCCGGCGCATCGGGATCGAGCATACCCATACGTATGGGTATGTCATGCGGCGGTGCGGCATCGGCCGGACGGTCGACCGGAGCTCTGCCGTCAGAACTCCAGGTCGAGGGCCGCGCAGAGGTAGTCGACGAAGGGGGCCAGCCCCGTCAGGTCAGTCTCCAGCGTGCGCAGCAGGCGCGGCCCGGTGACCGTGTCGTCGTCAAGAGACCGGAAGGCCGCGTAGTTCTTGCGGCGCAGGTCCTCGGCGAACTCGAATTCGGCGGGAAAGCCACGCGGCATGCGCGTCAGCATTTCGTCGTCGTCCAGGCTGTAGCGCCTGCGGAACGCGGCTGCGTGGGCCGCGGCCTTCCAACTGCCCGGGTTGTCGACGATGAAGTGGCGGATGCGACGCAGGGATTCGGGCTGCGGGTGCCAGACGCCAGCGGCAACGAAACATGCGCCTGGCTGCAGGTGCAGATAGAACGCGGGTGCTTCCACCTGTTTGCTGCGCGCATGGAACAAGCGTGCACCCTGCCAGTTCTTGTATGGCGTCTTGTCGTTGGCGAAACGGGTGTCGCGGTGGATTCGGAACAGCGAGCCGCCGTTGCCCCTGGGCTCGGACCGGTAGTGCTCGCTCACCTGCGCCAGCACCGGCTGGAGGTCGGCAAGCAGGCGCTGGAAGGGTTCGCGCACGTGCTGCTCGTAGTCGGCCTTGTGCGCCAGGAACCATTCGCGCTCGTTGTGGCGCGCCAGGCCGCGAAGGAACTTGAAACTGTGCTGGCTGAAATAGGTGCTCATGGGAACGCGCAGTCCGCAAGGAAAGGAGGCGCCAGAAGTGGGGAACGCAGCAGGCCACGGTCCTCGCCGTCATGGCGTGAAACGCGCCTAGACCAGGCCGGTTTCCAACTCCTGGCCCCAAGCCTGGAGCCGATCGAGCAGGGCCAACCTGTCTCCATCGCCGGCGTGCTGCATGCGCAGCGCATGCACCTCGGCGCGGAAGGTCTCGAAGCTGTATTCCGATCCGCTGCCGCCCACCAGCCGTTCTCGCCGGTACGAATCCCAGCGTTCGCGCTCCTGCGCGGTCAGCGTATGCGGCCAGTTTCGCGCCCGATAGCGGAACAGCAGTTCAGGCAGTCGCGGATCCTGGAAGGAAAAGGCCCGCTCGCCCAGCGCCGCCGGCGCCGTAGCGCGGACCTGGGTGAACTGGCGCTTGTCGCCATCGCCGAGGAAGCCACCATAGATCGAACCGTCGACATCGCCGGCAGGGCGGTCCCGCGAGATTGCGAACACGCGTCGCACCTTTTCGGCCAGTTCAGGACCCGCCTCGCGCAGCTGCGCGCTCCGGCGGGCCACGACGTCGGCATCGATACCCAGTCGGACCAGGTCGTCGTCGCGCAAGTGGCTCCAGGCGACCAGCGCGGGGCAACGGTTGAGATGGATTTCCTTGAGTGCAACGCGCTGTTCGCCTTCCGGCAGGTCCGCCTGGGAGATGTACAGACGGTCGGCGATGCCTTGCACGTCAAGGCGGAGAAGCGCCTCCGGATCCTGTGCCAGGTCGAATACGACCACGCGATTGTCGATCTGCGGGTGCCGGGTGATGGGCGCCACGGGAGCGGCACACAACCGGCTGGCGGGAAACCGCTGTGACACGTTCAGGAGCGGCGTCATGTTCGCCACGTCGATCAGGCTCGCAGCGAAGCGCTTGTCGCGCAGCTTCAGTGCGTACTCCCACAGCCGCGGCTGGGCCTCGCGCAGCCGACGCGCCAGGCCGATCAGCGCACGCACGTCCGACAGGGCTTCGTGGGCCTCGCCACTGCGCACATCGTTGGCCAGCGCCAGGTGCTCCAGTTTGAACGAGGTGGTGCCGTCCTCGCGCTGCGGCCACTGGATGCCCTGCGGGCGCAGTGCATGTGCCAGCCGCAGCACGTCGAGCAGGTCCCAGCGGCTGTTGCCGCCGCGCCATTCGCGCTCATAGGGATCATGGAAGCTGCGGAACAGTCCGTGCCGCACGAACTCATCGTCGAACCGGAGCGAGTTGTAGCCGGCGGTGCAGGTTTCCGGCCGCGCCATTTCCTCGAAGATCAATCCGAATGCTTCGGCCTCGGTCAAGCCGTGCGCCTTCGCGTCCTGCGGCGCAATCCCGGTGATCAGGGTCGCGGTGGGCGAGGGCAGCAGGTCGTCCGCGGGCTGCACGAACACGCTGATCGGCGCCTCGATCTCGTTGAGCGCAGCATCCGTGCGGATCGCCGCGAACTGAGCGATCCGCGAGGTGCGCGGATCGGCGCCGAAGGTTTCCAGGTCATAGAACAGGAAGCTGGCAGGCATGGGCCGTCAGGCTTCCAGCGGCGCGAGCCGTTCGCGAACCAGCGTGTCGAGCGCGTTCCAGTCCAGGCTGTCCAACGCCGTGTGTCCGCGCGTGGCTTCGACCAGGATGTCGCGCTGCACTTGTCCGCGTCCGAAGGCGACGGCGTAGGGCAGGCGGCTGAACGTCACCATCGCGTAGCGCGGCACGAAGCGGTCGGGATGACGATCGGCCAATGCCCGCTCCAGCGCGCGTTGCATCAGGTAGTCATCGTCATCCACCCGGTCGCGCATCTCCAGGTAGTTCTCCAGTGCCATCTGCTGGATCGCGCGCGCATTGGGCAGGCGCTCGGCCTGGAAGGCGGCGAAGGCCTCCGCGCGGTCCTGGTGGGCGTCCAGGTGGCGCGCCAGCGCCACGCAGTCCTCGAATGCGCAGTTCATGCCCTGGCCGTGGAAAGGCACCATCGCGTGAGCCGCATCGCCCAGCAGGACGGCGCGCTCATCCAGGTGCCACCTGTCCAGGTAGAGCGTGGCGAGCAGGCCGGCGGGATTCTGCTCGAAGTCGCGTTCCAGGTGTGGGATCAGCGGCAGGGCGTCGGCGAAGTCACGCTCGAACAGCGCGCGTGCCTGCGCGCCATCGCGCACGGTCTGGAAGCTCGGGTCACCCTCGTTGGGCAGGAACAGGGTGACGGTGAAGGTCTGCTCGTCGTTGGGCAGCGCGATGCACATGTAGCGCCCGCGCGGCCAGATGTGCAGCGCGTGGGGCTCCATCCGGAAACTGCCATCCGGCGCCGGCGGGATCTCCAGTTCCTTGTAGGAATGCCCGAGCGACTGCGTGCGCTCGCCCAGTTCCACCGCACCGCGCATTGCGCCACGAAGGGCCGAGCCGGCGCCGTCGGCGCCGACCAGGGACCGGAAGCCCACTTCATGCAGACTGCCGTCGCCCTCGTCCTTGAACGTGGCGCGACGCGCGTCGAAATCCACGGATTCCAGGCCCCGCTGAAAGTGAAGGCGCGCGCCCGCTCGCTCTGCGATGCCCAGCAGGATCAGGTTCAACTCGCCGCGATGCACCGACCAGATCACCTCGCTGTCATCGCGACCATAACGCTGCAGGTCGACGCGCCCGTCGGCGAAATGCACCATGCGGCCACGCATCATCACCGCCTGCGCCATGACCTCGTCGTCGGCGCCTGCTTCGCGCAAGGCGTGGCGTCCGCGCTCGGCAAGGGCCAGATTGATCGAACGACCGC
This genomic interval carries:
- a CDS encoding DUF2461 domain-containing protein, which codes for MSTYFSQHSFKFLRGLARHNEREWFLAHKADYEQHVREPFQRLLADLQPVLAQVSEHYRSEPRGNGGSLFRIHRDTRFANDKTPYKNWQGARLFHARSKQVEAPAFYLHLQPGACFVAAGVWHPQPESLRRIRHFIVDNPGSWKAAAHAAAFRRRYSLDDDEMLTRMPRGFPAEFEFAEDLRRKNYAAFRSLDDDTVTGPRLLRTLETDLTGLAPFVDYLCAALDLEF
- a CDS encoding DUF4785 domain-containing protein; protein product: MRMTLVFAALAAACFDCLAARPLLPTGQGDQVPVRLVALPLPAGQFERAPVNFSWPLDPQDALARPAPHRSQSREYWQTVEAPDLAKGVDLTLSSAGALIRVSPARGATPLAPAQVALRDAGDRPVRLQSIASDAQLKAAGMDVDRGTVVVKLAADHGAGRYRLTAPIAAHGRYLLHVFEPDSNVVLSAQARADRALAGSQVAVDLTLTRGAAISPGVQAQALLVAPGGRSYPAQVRAGTAGRMTAIAAVPASAQAGQGLWELQVFASAQGIQRDSRTAFAVIQPTARFDGGYAVDAGALRMSLPIQAASPGRYEVRGTLYATAPDRTLRPVAQAHSAAWLEKARGVLVLDFERAHLPAGYGAPFEVRQLELLDQTRMAPLELRARAVRF
- a CDS encoding FAD-dependent oxidoreductase, whose amino-acid sequence is MAAEFQDERHLTIVGAGLAGALLATLMAQRGWSVDVYEKRGDPRVQGYAGGRSINLALAERGRHALREAGADDEVMAQAVMMRGRMVHFADGRVDLQRYGRDDSEVIWSVHRGELNLILLGIAERAGARLHFQRGLESVDFDARRATFKDEGDGSLHEVGFRSLVGADGAGSALRGAMRGAVELGERTQSLGHSYKELEIPPAPDGSFRMEPHALHIWPRGRYMCIALPNDEQTFTVTLFLPNEGDPSFQTVRDGAQARALFERDFADALPLIPHLERDFEQNPAGLLATLYLDRWHLDERAVLLGDAAHAMVPFHGQGMNCAFEDCVALARHLDAHQDRAEAFAAFQAERLPNARAIQQMALENYLEMRDRVDDDDYLMQRALERALADRHPDRFVPRYAMVTFSRLPYAVAFGRGQVQRDILVEATRGHTALDSLDWNALDTLVRERLAPLEA
- a CDS encoding DUF2939 domain-containing protein, whose protein sequence is MNKWIAIVGLVLLALLAWVGAGPFMTINDIRQAIQAQDAAAISRHVDFPAIRQSLKAQVEDYVVRRAGPEAQSSLLGSIALRMASGATGGLVDAAATPAGLAALLEGRNFWHRLDGSRSGQDAITPEPPHDPLAGAHYRFESPSRFTATVMNADGDPVIFVLTRQGFTWKVTDVRLPM
- a CDS encoding glycosyltransferase family 4 protein, which translates into the protein MKIAQIAPLYEAVPPKLYGGTERIVAYLADALVDLGHDVTLFAAADARTHATLVPARDQAIRLDPAPLKSDLAAHLSMLHEVRRRAGEFDVLHFHVDLLHFPFFEEAASRTLTTLHGRLDLKDLADAYWRWPQFPLVSISNHQRRPLRFATWLGTVQHGLPQHLLPFKAVPSGGYLAFLGRISPEKRPDRAIALAHRTGLPLRIAAKVDHADRHYFRDEIEPLLDDPLIEYIGEIDDAGKAEFLGNAAALVFPIDWPEPFGLVMIEAMSCGTPVVAWRCGSVPEVIDQGVTGFVVDDEDGAVAAIARLPELSRARIRQTFERRFTAEVMARHYVELYEGLLRGDGEALRRTA
- a CDS encoding amylo-alpha-1,6-glucosidase, which produces MDSSATASATFTTYVLKDGDSFLVADAAGDIEGGSDGYFHNDTRLLSRFRLRLGDSQPTLLSSSVSRDNVLFVAHLTNRPLPVLGDNAPGQGVIHLQRERFLRGERMFERLSLVNYGQAPVRLPLTLQFDADFRDMFEVRGSVRPRRGEQLVARVAQEGVQFGYRGLDDALRTSHLAFSRTPDAVDGLSATFDFALAPGVREELYLECGVDGADVPSSQRFRDAAVRARAAMRVRQRRSGLIHSGGPLFDAWMAKSRADLALLTSELETGPYPYAGIPWFSTPFGRDAVITALQTLWLDADIARGVLAFLAHHQAQEESAFLDSAPGKIMHETRKGEMATMRELPFGRYYGGVDTTPLFVALAGAYADRTGDLAFLDRLWPALRAATGWIERVCDANRDGFLDYSRASPTGLSNQGWKDSSDSVFHADGRFPQGPISLVEVQGYAFAAFHAMARLARRRNEVDDALHWHTRAERLREAVEERFWMAESGFYGIAVDGLGDLCRVRASNAGHLLYVGLPRASRAQQVCAQLLTPAFRNGWGLRTLAAGQARFNPMSYHNGSVWPHDTALCAMGMARYGERAGAVRLLRDLFEAAMHFDLRLPELFCGFPRVQGTTPVAYPVACQPQAWAAGCAFMLLQACLGLEVDGWRGEVRVESPQLPPGIDRIAVRRIAVGPARVDVVFQQHGERVNVHLEGRDANTVPLRFIG
- the sbcB gene encoding exodeoxyribonuclease I, translated to MPASFLFYDLETFGADPRTSRIAQFAAIRTDAALNEIEAPISVFVQPADDLLPSPTATLITGIAPQDAKAHGLTEAEAFGLIFEEMARPETCTAGYNSLRFDDEFVRHGLFRSFHDPYEREWRGGNSRWDLLDVLRLAHALRPQGIQWPQREDGTTSFKLEHLALANDVRSGEAHEALSDVRALIGLARRLREAQPRLWEYALKLRDKRFAASLIDVANMTPLLNVSQRFPASRLCAAPVAPITRHPQIDNRVVVFDLAQDPEALLRLDVQGIADRLYISQADLPEGEQRVALKEIHLNRCPALVAWSHLRDDDLVRLGIDADVVARRSAQLREAGPELAEKVRRVFAISRDRPAGDVDGSIYGGFLGDGDKRQFTQVRATAPAALGERAFSFQDPRLPELLFRYRARNWPHTLTAQERERWDSYRRERLVGGSGSEYSFETFRAEVHALRMQHAGDGDRLALLDRLQAWGQELETGLV